The segment ATCCAGATCTTCGTCCCATCTGATAGCTTGTAAGCGGAGAGAATGCGATACCCCTCTTTGACGGCTTCATCGTTTGTTGTCTTATCCTCTTCGTGGAGGTTTCCCCAGTCGCCTCCAACGTGACGGCTGAGCAACGAGCTCATGGTCTCATCTACTTTTTCAAAGGTGGTGATAGCTACGGGAGTGGCTACGACCTGTCCGAGGTTGAAAAGTTGTTTCGATTCCTGAATCATGTGACGTTCCTTTTTGTGAAGGTGCGGTGTTAAGAACGTCTGTGGGGAGGGTGTCATAGATTGTCGCAAGAAACAGATGGTTGCTACTTTGTTTTAACGAGCTCTCTTATATTGAGATGTGTACGTACGATCTGTATGATCTGTGTTTGAAGTGGCTTGTAATGGCATCTTTCTGAGGGTAAGGGGCAATGAAAAAACATTGGTACTACGAGTTTATGGGGCAAGTAATTGGGCCAGCAGATGCCCACGAAATCCGAGTCCTCTCATACAAGGGAGTGATTTCCGTCGATACCATGCTCCGAAAGGGCGTTGACGGAAAGTGGGTACCTGCTGACTATGTTAAAGGTCTATTTCCATTGCCTCCTCAAACAGAGCAGCCGGCATCTTCAAAAGAACAGAAGATTCAAGATGCCCCAGTTGATTTGACGAACGTTCAACCAAACCATGTCATAAACCGTAAGACTAATAGTGAGTCGGATGAATCTGCGATTCTCACGCCGGAAGAACGAGCGGAACTTCTGCTTCAATTCAAGCACGACATGAACAAGATTCAAGATGTCAAAGACGTCGATGTTAAACCTGCCCTTATAATATTTGCTGCGGTATTCGTAATGGTGTTCGTAGTAAGCCTCATCTCTCGAATCTCAGATCCAAGAACGAAAATATCCCCAGAGCCGACAGGAAGAGGTTTCACAACTGAGCGAATTGATCCCAGAACTTCAGGTTGGTCAGAACAATTTGGGCGTTCTGAGGAATGGGTTCGTGAAACTACCGATTCCGCCGACACAGAAGTTGAAGCTCATCTCAAGATGAACCGAGCACTTATCATGGAAGGTGCGAGATTCAATGTTGAAACAGGAGTATGGTCGAGGGCGGATTACGAAGAATGGACAGGAGAGTCCTACTAGAACCTGAGTGATTACTACGAATTCAATACGCCAACCTCTCAGACGCCTCCGCCAATTGCCCCTCAGTCCGCTGGACGTATCTTTTGGTTGTGTTTAGATTCTCATGCCCAAGGATCTGGGCAAGCGAAACGAGATCTCCCGGATTGTCTTCGAGAAACTGATGAGCCATCGTATGACGAAGTAAATGTGGATGAATGGCGACGCCACACAGAGCGGCATATTTATCACAAAGGTTCCTCACTCCCCGATCCGTTAATGGTCCCCTTTCTCCGACGAAGATCAACGAGGTGTCTATTGGTGGTCGCATTTCTAGCCATTCCTCAATTGCTCGGCGTGCAGGTAAAGGTAGCGGGACTGTTCTCTGCTTGTTCCCCTTTCCCTGACGGAAAACGACTGAACCGGTTCTCTCTCCGATCATCACGTCATCGAGTTCCAGATTTACCAAGTCGCCAACACGACAACCAGTATAAAGAAACAGGTTGAAGATAGCTTTGGATCGGGTGTCTTCTCGGAGTTCCACCTCTCGAAGGAGTCGCCGTACCTCGGATCGACTCAGCCCCTTTGGAGCGAGAGCCTGTCGCTTTAGTTCCTTAACAGGTGTTGCTGGATTGGAATGAAGGTGTCCATTTACCACCAGCCATTGCAGCCATCGACGGATCGACACAAGGCAGCGGTTAACCGTAGCGACCGCTTGCCCTTTCTCTCGACGAAGGTGGTCCCTAAAGTCAGAAACATCCCGCACTGTGATCCGTTTTAATGCGAAGGACTCCTGATTGGTACTTGAGAACCATTGGGCAAACTTTCTGATGTCTTGGATGATCGCCCTGACCGTATTTGGGGAGAAATCGTGTTCTGCAATGAACCGCTGGATGAGCTCCTCTTCCGCAGTTCCGGTAAGGATATTCTGAAAAACATTATTGCCCGAATTCTTCACGACTTATCTCCACATATTAGACACAAAGTTGACATTGAATTGCTCAAACTGGGGCGATAATGGTAGTTATCACCCCAGATTATCGGTCGAATCCTGACGCTTTAGATGCAGGAATACTGTCTGCAAAATAATTGACTCATCAGTT is part of the Polystyrenella longa genome and harbors:
- a CDS encoding DUF4339 domain-containing protein, with product MKKHWYYEFMGQVIGPADAHEIRVLSYKGVISVDTMLRKGVDGKWVPADYVKGLFPLPPQTEQPASSKEQKIQDAPVDLTNVQPNHVINRKTNSESDESAILTPEERAELLLQFKHDMNKIQDVKDVDVKPALIIFAAVFVMVFVVSLISRISDPRTKISPEPTGRGFTTERIDPRTSGWSEQFGRSEEWVRETTDSADTEVEAHLKMNRALIMEGARFNVETGVWSRADYEEWTGESY
- a CDS encoding tyrosine-type recombinase/integrase, whose product is MKNSGNNVFQNILTGTAEEELIQRFIAEHDFSPNTVRAIIQDIRKFAQWFSSTNQESFALKRITVRDVSDFRDHLRREKGQAVATVNRCLVSIRRWLQWLVVNGHLHSNPATPVKELKRQALAPKGLSRSEVRRLLREVELREDTRSKAIFNLFLYTGCRVGDLVNLELDDVMIGERTGSVVFRQGKGNKQRTVPLPLPARRAIEEWLEMRPPIDTSLIFVGERGPLTDRGVRNLCDKYAALCGVAIHPHLLRHTMAHQFLEDNPGDLVSLAQILGHENLNTTKRYVQRTEGQLAEASERLAY